The DNA region AAAATTGACGTAAACATTTTGAccaaaataattaacaatattaattatttagactaactaattaCATTATAAGAATAAaaaccaaattatgtcaaatttttgtataatatagatatatatatataaatgcaggttttaataaaaaagttaacttactaattaattaagttaattaataacattttaaaaaaatatgaatcaaATTAtgcgaaaaaataaaatatagatattaaatcTTAAATATAAGCATGACAGAAACACCAacattgaaatttaattattttgtatatgtaaaagaaaaaggagaatatGATGATACATGTGTCAATAATAATAGAAAACCTTTCGAACCTTCTTTTACacgtaattattttatattttaattcataacatattttatataatttagtttaaaattaacatatgtgctcaaaatatcataaatttatatttcatcttatttatttaaaaataaataatattatgtcGATTTAGTCTTAGTTCTATTGGTAATATTATTAATGCAACAGGACGTGGCTAGATGCATGttatagataattttaaatattgcgtcaaaaagtcaaaacaaataataaaattagagtaaaaaaattaaacattaatatGAAACTTTAATACGAAAGCAAAAGTATACTATATTCTAGTTCCATTTTGTATCTTCTTGTATATTGAGATGATGCCAAATGGCAAACCAGTATTTGacataaatactttttaattacaattatttaatcacATTGGGTTGTATAAAGGTTAATCACTTGAAAACatagattttataaaatatttttagtgggttttataatattttaaaattgtaaatagtTAATTGCAATGGTAGGTGAAATGCTTAACTATTTGAAAAgtgttttttactttttaaatagattaaagttatttttaaaaaatatattgtatacgtcaattgagttttagttcggTTGGCATTAACTTTGTTATCAGTGTAATAGAACATAATTTACGCTCGCTCAAATATATTTTATCTTGGTATTTAAGAGTTAGAGAAGtatatatcatataaaaatttaaataagaataaaattttatgaaaaaaaattagttacaTGAAGTTTAAATTTGATGCAATTATacaaatgaaaatttgattttagttctattatatacataaaactttaattttgattcaattgtgtatgtttaaaaagtaaatatatcaagttatttttatgTTGGATAAATATAACaatttgtatatgtaatatgtaaACATAAAATAGTACCACATCGATAACAGTGttagtaatttgtgaaaattgaatcagatCAAATATTATGTATACAATTGCGCAAAATAAAAGTTTATGTATCATATTGcacattaatttaaattttatacacaatttaaaatttgatccgttgaattataaaaaataactcctatttttaaaaatttaaatacacaataatatttttaaagagaAATAACTACCAACAAGTGGTTGTGTGCAATGATAAGACATATTGCACTCTAAAAGGGAGACCAATGTTCAAACATTGGAGACGAAAATGTTGGAAGGGATAAGTACAAACCTTAAACATGGATCATGTCACCACAAGAGTGTATGTCCTGCATGTTAGAAGCAAAAGGCTACAAAGAATAATCAATAATacttgaaatattaatttaatcataaaattaaacaaataatatatcCTCACCCATTTAATACAAAGAAAAATTCGAAATCATATCAATTTTACTAAGTTTTTCAGTAATTCCTTTTAGATTTCGCTTTATTTTAGCCTATCTCAATATCAACATTTTTTTATGGATTGCCAATTCAAGAATTGCTCCCGTTGGGCTTCTTATGTAACACCCTCTACCCGTATtccgagcctagaatagggtacgaggcattaccaaacttaatatgatcaatcatgtaaacaaaatcagccataaaatttttttctaaattaaaacttccatacatatgtttaacgtcccaTATTAAAAACTTAATATGTCTCATGTctacatatatcaataaccgtcattttcatgaattccgagttcaatttcataattatttgtcttgtgttcaatttattccatatcggaattttattcattaaaacatttgaattatcaatacatatggacaatacattcaagatgaacaattatataatcacaaatgaattcatttatcaaccaagttctatattCGTATCTTATCAATTcgtacttccttgtatcacataattccatgtaacacttaccaaactttgtcaaattagtgaacgtcttacggaattgagcaCTTCGTTTTCtagatgccatagttcaactatggtcttacacatcttcacataatgatgccatagcccagctatggtcttacacatattcatatatcgatgccataacccagctatggtcttacacgaatcacatatctcactgatgccatatcccagatatggtcttatacagtagcatatatcacaccgatgccatatctcagatatggtcttatacggaaatcacttgtcacttgtcacttgtagccgaagctaccactattcactgatcaggtagccggagctaccatttttcactgatcaggtagccggagctaccacttttcactgatcaggtagtcggaactaccacttttcactgatcaggtacctgatcaggtagcagaagctaccacttttcactgatcaggtagctgaagctgccaactttcacttgtcatttgtcattgatcagataagtgtagccgaagctatcacttatcactttcacttttccttgatcagataagtgtagccgaagctatcacttatcacttgttgccatggtccaaccatggtcttttccttcaattcatcttgtcactgaccTGAAatactcaatttgatcatttattcaattttcttgcttttacattattcacgattttatcatcaatacatatgaaataacacatcatgaaattcataaaattaacaaataatcactaaaatttagccatataaactcacaagttcaatttttgtattataacgataatcataatttcataataaatataccaaagaaaacattatatcatttctaatccaacacttattgattataatcgggcatgtgatcaatttatacacgagtcattcatatatttttgtatattttcctcctcctcctctccatccacatccttagtataaacaacacacttgtaggtaacattatccataattttcactatctacttatgtgaatattcaagctgtccatctgtgtcatagtcactaaattatttttatcttgagctacagaactccaaattaagatccataaattttccctgaaactagactcatatgtcttcttaccataaaaatttcataatttttggtttggccaattaatacagtttattcattgaagtatcccctgttctgctatctgaaagttctgacccttcttcactaaaaattaattatcttctcgtacaagattcgaatgatgtccttgtttgtttctcttgaaaatagactcattaaggattctaaacatataaatttaagcctctaattatttttatccaattttttatgattttccaaattcagaacaggggaacccgaaatcattctaaccttgtctaacaaaagttattgtatctcatgatttacaattccattgcttacataatttcttttataagaaaccagactcaataagctttaatttcatattttattcatcctctaattcgatttctataatttttggtgatttttcaaagttaaactactgctgctgcccaaaacagttttagtgcaaaatgttgatttccattttacctcaaatttcacaattcatacaattcagtccttgctcaattaacccctcaattaagataattttctcaattaatactttttgtagacattataagttattttataactattgaaattcataatttccacataaaactctaacttcaaactcttttacaattaggtcccaacattcactttctatccaattcttttaataaaatcagaatataaacaatttaaagctctaattccatgccaaatcatcatatacttccagcactcatccataaaaacttcaaaaattagacatggaatcaaaaactaataaaatagtaagttggacccaattataaaagtctaaaaacataaaaaattcaaggagaaagcaagaattaaacttatatgaagctagagtatgaaaaccagcttgaaccctcctccatggctgtttttcagctgatgaatatgaagagaaatgaagagaattctagatatttcaatttagtcccatttttatttagctaaatttgtcaattttccaattttacccttatttcacccctttcctgatttttctcactattgccgcccaaaatatctcctttgggcttattttcactttaggtccttccttatttgacaattgagctatttaatccttttagcaacttttacacccttttcaatttagtcatttttatttaattagccacccaaacctcaaaattttctgactaaattttattactacctcaccaacactccataaatatttctaaaaatatttatggctcgatttatgaagtcgaggtctcgatacctcattctcgactcaatttacctaattaattcttttaaatcaccaaattcactaattcaaaaatgcttttatattcacatttgactcataggtattaatttattaaattttcaactcacccgtcggatttagtggtctcaaatctctattcccgataccactgaaaattaggctgttacatctTATGTTAGGATACggatcaaataataaatatttctttttagGTGGTCTGCGAGTTGCTACTCAATTGTTAGTTATGAAATACCATTAACTCTGAGTGTTTTATCAATATCTCTACGTGCGATTCGTTGAAATATTCCTCTATTGAAGTCTTTTGAGTTGGTCGGTACATTTAGCTAGGTTCAATGACTCTAGCATATTAGTAAAAGGCAATTTGCACAACAACTCGAGAACCAATCAATGAAATAACAATTATTGTCTACTTCTACGAACATGGGCATGGGTACAGATGCCATGGTCAGTGTTACAAATGTTTTTGTCGAAGCAAATCCTTTGcaaaaaatttaccataaatatCTATTTATGGAATGAGCATTCTTATTTAAAGAATCCGAGTATATTAACAGCATCCCTATAAATTAAGAGTCTTTCTTATTTATCatacttttctattttcaaggtTGTAAAACTTTATTTAACAGAGTTACTTTCTTATAATAAAATGAGAATAATTTATACTTAACTTGTGACATTTGGATCTCTCTCTTACGAGTTATAGGTATCAACTCCCTTTAACAAGTTGAATTCTATACATGGTAGGTCACTTAAGAAACAAGAACAAAGGAGATAATCCCTCTCCTCAATGTAACTTACTTGTAAACTGTCTAGTGACTCGATCCGTATCCAAAGAACATAACAAATTAGTATTAGAGCTAAGCACCATGGGCAATCAAACATATAAGGAACTAAAGGCGTTGCTCTGAGAAACGATAACGAAATTTGAAGCTAGAATAGAAGTTAGAATGCATCAATTGACACAACAATTGGAAGCTATAATTTAACCTTGAAATCAatcacttgaaaaaaaaaagggaaacgaAACAAATAAATCTAGGATTGGGCACACCAATCATGTCCAAAGCAAATCTAAGTAATAAATAATGAATCTGGAAGTGGAAATAGCGGTGGAGGAATAGTACCACATTTCACTAAGTTAGATTTTCCAATTTACGATAGGTTAAAGGATCCTTTGATTTAGCTTCATCGATGTGAACAATTTTTTGCCAAACAACAAACACTAGGGATAGATCAAGTCAATCTAGCAGCCTTTCACTTGTTGGGTATCCTACAGTGGAATCGTGATATCCTCCTTAGGTATCGCGATACCCAGCTTCCAAGGAAGACTTCCATTTTGAAATTGTCGACGATATCGCGATATCCAACTCTGGATATCGCGATATCACTATCATGAAGGGACAAAAAATGACTTCAGATATAGTTCTTATCCATTTGAAGCACCAATCAAAATTAGATGTCTAGAGGCATTTTGGTCACTAAAACTTGGGTTGTAATCAactttaaaaagccaaaaattgggtaAAGAAAAAAGAGGTTGTAGTTTAGGTTAGAAAgctttatagtttagggtttctCTCTATCTTTTAGTTTAGGTTTAGGATAGTTTTCTTCTTCATAGTTTGGGGTTTTAATTCtttgtttgtttctttattttctttaatttttcttagttagttaagttagtttttATTGTAGTTAAGTGGTATTTGTTTAATAACCTTTTAAACTTTCTTGTAAATACATTTTAATCTCACTTCAGTGCAATtcaatttcctttaattttttctattaaaaatcatTTGTTTAGCATTTTCGTTTATTGTTCTTGTTTCCATTATTCTGCTATCCAAGCTTTTGCAAAAAAAGCTTGGATTTATTCAcctttaattaagtttaagttaATACTTTCTTGACTTGATTATTTGTTGTTTGTATATTTAGATATGTGTAGGAGTAGCTAAATCTAAGGTGGTTGTTGGATGAAAATGTTCGATAGTTAACTTTAgggtttaaagactaaattgcaaaatcgaaactaaattgaataaactttaaaacttaggattgatgcctctaagggaaaatcaagatAAGTGAGACTGAGAGGTAATCTTATTAGGCACCAATTCATTAGTCCCAGGTTAGCCATGAGATCAAGAGATAAACCAGACTAGTCTAAGTTGGTAAAGTTGAGACCGGGAAGTAAAATGGAACCAATTTAGAAGTGCTAGCgatttagatccctaattcgAAGATTAATTAACCACATGAAAATCAACCAACTGCTGTCTGTTATCATATTTAGTAGTTTTATATTTTAcgttatttacaatttagttattttctgTTGTAGGTAGTTAATCAATTTTAATCAATCTCATTTACGACCTATCGTAATATAGTGCTTTATGAGTAGCTAGCTAGACTCCTTTCTTGCATgcattttttaatagaaattactAAATCGCTGACTCATTTGAGTTTGATTCTTAGGATACTCCTATattccattgtaacactataaatattacaattgatcCGTCACACTTGTAGACATCgcaagattttatatattttaatttctttgtttgtTGTATTTGTGTTGATTTCCTCTCGTCACTCGCGAGGGCAATCATAATGCCAAAATATTCACGCTTACTGGAGATGAAAAAGAACTAAGAAAATCGAGTGTTGGctcaataatttaaatttgacctACAAAGAAAGATTAACTAAGAAGGATTTAGACAAGATTAGATAATAATGATAACTAATAAAGGGAGGCTTGATTTTAGTGaagtaaaaatgaataaaataacctCTATTTTTAATATGTTACCTCAAATATACATTTTTCCATAACCATCTCAAAGCTTTAAGTCTCCTCTAAAAAAAACTCAtgtttttcatctcttttttttttctctccatgGTGTAATACATATACAAAAAAATTGACAATTAACTAAGTTTTTCTTACCATATTGTTCAAAGCTCGAAGGCTATAATTGACCTTAAATGTGTTGTCATCTGTCCTTTTATTAAAGTTTAGGTCATTTGACTCGTATAACTATATAAATCTCAACCTTTTGTTATTAACTATCATAATAAAAATGACGTAAACCCTAAATCGATCTAAACTCAACACAACCTTATTTCCTACCCATCCAACCTCTTTGTAATAAATCTCAACCTTTTGTTATTAACTAGCATAACAAAAATGACGTGAACCCTAACTCGATCTAAACTCAACACAACCCTATTCCCTACCCCATCCAACCTCTTTGTAATAAATCTCAACCTTTTGTTATTAGCTAGCATAACAAAAATGACGTAAACCCTAAATTGATCTAAACTCAACACAACCCTATTCCCTACCCCATCCAACCTCTTTGTAATAAATCTCAACCTTTTGTGACGTAAACCCTATGAACTAAACtcaacattttattattaactaGCATAACAAAAATGACGTAAACCTTAAATCGATTTAAACTCAACACAACCCTATTCCCTATCCCATCCAACCTCTTTGTAATAAATCtcaacattttattattaactaGCATAACAAAAATGATGTAAACCTTAAACCGATTTAAACTCAACACAACCCTATTCCCTACCCCATCCAATCTCTTTGTAATAAATCTCAACCTTTTGTTATTAATTAGCATAACAAAAATGACGTAAATCCTAAATCGAACTAAacttaacattttattattaattagcaTAACAAAAATGACGTAAACCTTAAATCAATTTAAACTCGACACAACCCTATTCCCTATCCCATCCAACCTTTTTGTAATAAATCtcaacattttattattaactgGCATAACAAAAATGACATAAACCTTAAACCGATTTAAACTCAACACAACCCTATTCCCTAACCCATCCAACCTCTCTGTATATAACTAAATATTGCATACCCaattaaaaaatgttataaaggttaatattattttatatcgaaaatttattttaaccccTCACCCAcaccctccccccccccccccaaaaaaaaaacaaaaaacaaaaaaagtgctTTAAACTATTGATGATACAAAGATGAGCAAGTAAAGTGAAACACAAATTTTACAGATTGAGTGTGACCAGTAAAGTGCAATCCAATACGTGCAAATTAGGGAGAGGTATAAGGGTTGGGGCAAGTTGCAATTAACCCATTCTTTCTCTTTTGGGTTTTCTTCTCTTTTGCTTTAACCTTTGCCTTTCTCTTCCTCTCTTGTTGATGAGGTCACTTTacccttaatatatatattgctttattgtgaaaaataaataaataaaatctcgTCACTCCTCCGTCACCAAGTACCTCTTTTTTATTCGATTCCAAAGGTGATGACAGTCTGTTATGGCCTTTTCTATATCTGATGATTCCTGAAACTCTTTTATCAGCAGCTTTTTGCTTCTGTTTCTTCTATATCTGCCTTTGCTTTGCTTCCCTAGGTAAAGTTACCAGctttttatggttttatattgAACTTAGACacctggtttttttttttatttcgattttttttgtttttttcccatCTTGGGTTTTCTCTCTTTTGATACATAGTCAAGTTTGTTCTTTGGGGAGGGGGGTGTTTGGAGACTGTGATCTGATACCAGTTCAGATGCTGTATCTggcactgtttttttttttaatttttgatccATGGTCTTGGTTTGGTTTGTTTCACTTTCAGGTTACTTAGTTTAGTGCTCAGTGTTTAAAGGATTGggggtttttcttttttgtgcGTGAAAAATGAGTGGAGCTGTGCTTGTAGCTGTTGCAGCAGCAATTGGTAACTTGCTGCAAGGATGGGATAATGCCACCATTGCAGGTAATTCATTTACTTCCTTAAATTGTTATACATATCTAGTTCAACATAAAAAATTCAGTTTTTTGGACTAAAAATGATAGCTGTCATGGGTCAAAGATCTATGGTGAATTTGAGGTGACTGATGATCTAATTGGATTTATGGAGTTTCTCTTtccttaattattaatttatacagTTCTTCTCTACTTCAGTGTAAAGGGTGTTTTGCTATCTTTCTAGATTGATTAATTAGTTATCATGTTTGGTTTCATCATCTGCTCTATGTAATTCAACATTGAAAATTCACTCTTTTGGACTAAAATGATAGCTTTCATATGTCAAAGATCTATGGTGGTGATGATCTAATTGGATTGATGGTGTTTTTCTTGCCTGTATGATTAATATGTACAGTTCTTCTCTACTTAAATGTAGAGGGTGTTTTGCCATCTCTTCACATTGaataattagtttatttatttatttatcaaattacatTGAATATTAGTTGATTCAGTCTTGTTGGACCAAAATGATAGATTTCATATGTCAAAGATCTATGGTGAATTTGAGGTGATGATCCAATTGGATTGATGGGGTTTTCCTTCccttaatgattaatatatatagttCTTCTCTACTTGAGAGTTACGGGTGTTTTTCCATCTCTTTAGATTGATTAAGATATGTATTGCAACATCGAAAAATTCATTcttttggactaaaatgaaaactttcatATGTCAAAGATCTATTTGTAAATTTGAGTTGATCTAATTGGATTGATGGGGTTTACTCAATGATTAACATATGCGGTTATCCTCTTTGGTTTCATGAACTGCTATATATCTGTAGTTCAACATTGAAAATTCAGTTTTTtgtaccaaaatgatagctttCATACGTCAAAAATCTGTGGTGAATTCGAGTTGATGATATAATTGGATTAATGGGGTTTTTCTTCCCTTAATGATTAACATATACAGTTCTTCTCTACGTCAGTATAAAGGGTGTTTTGCCATCTCTTTAGATCAATTGATTAGTTATCCTCTTTGTGTTCCACGTTGCAGGCGCTGTTCTATACATAAAGAGAGAGTTTAGTTTGGAAAGCGAACCAACTATAGAAGGCCTGATTGTAGCCATGTCTCTTATTGGAGCCACCTGCATTACTACCTGCTCGGGAGGCATATCGGACTGGCTAGGCCGCCGTCCAATGCTAATTATCTCGTCTGTTCTTTATTGTGTTAGTGGTCTTGTAATGTTATGGTCTCCTAATGTTTATATCTTACTTTTGGCAAGACTTTTGGATGGTTTTGGGGTTGGTTTGGCAGTAACTCTGGTCCCAGTTTACATATCCGAAACTGCACCACCCGAAATAAGGGGGTTGCTAAATACCCTTCCACAGTTTACTGGTTCCATCGGAATGTTTTTTTCATATTGCATGGTTTTCGGAATGTCATTATCGGAATTACCGAATTGGAGATTGATGCTTGGAGTTCTTTCTATTCCAtctcttatatattttatattaaccaTTTTCTTCTTGCCTGAGTCCCCGAGATGGCTCGTAAGTAAAGGACGAATGAGTGAGGCAAAAAAAGTTTTGCAGAGACTACGTGGCAGGGAAGATGTTGCTGGTTAGTTCATCCTCGGTCTCTTTTAATCTCTTCTTTTTTCCCCTACCTCTATTTACATTGCACTTGCCATCTGAAGCTATCCTGCTGATGGTACTAATATTATTTGAAATGAACAGGTGAGATGGCATTGCTAGTGGAGGGACTTGGTGTTGGAGGTGAAACATCGATAGAGGAGTATATAATTGGTCCGGCCAATGAGGACATAGAAGACCAAGATATATCAGATGATAAGGATCAAATCAAGTTATATGGACCTGAAGAAGGTCTTTCCTGGGTGGCCAGACCTGTCACAGGACAGAGTTCTCTTGGTATCGTGTCTCGGCATGGAAGCATGGCTAGTCAGAGTGCTCTTGGTCTTGTTGATCCTCTTGTCACCCTCTTTGGAAGTGTCCATGAGAAGGTCCCAGAAACAGGAAGTATGCGTAGCGCACTTTTTCCGCATTTTGGTAGCATGTTCAGCGTGGGAGGTAATCAAGCTAGAAATGAAGAGTGGGATGACGATATTGTTCCCAGAGAAGGCGAGGACTACCCATCTGATGGTGGTGGTGATTCTGATGACAATTTACATAGTCCTTTGATCTCACGACAAACAACCAGTTTGGATAAGGACATAGTTCCAACTAACCACGGAAGCCTTACGAGCTTAAGACACGGTAGTCTAATGCAATCAACTACCGGAGAACAAGTTGGTAGCATGGGTATTGGTGGTGGTTGGCAGATTGCATGGCAATTGTCTGAAAAAGTAGGCCCAGATGGAAAAAAGGAAGGGGgctttaaaagaatttatttgcACCAAGAGGGTGTACCTGGCTCGAGGCGTGGATCACTGGTTTCTCTTCCCGGTAATGAGGCCCCTGTAGACAGTGAGTATGTCCAGGCTGCTGCCTTGGTGAGTGAGCCAGCCCTCTATGCCAGCGAGCTTATGAAACAACATCCGGTTGGACCGGCTATGGTTCATCCAGCTGAAACTGCAAAGGGACCAAGTTGGAAAGATATCTTTGAACCAGGAGTCAAGCATGCTTTAGTAGTAGGGATCGGAATTCAAATACTTCAGCAGGTAACACAGAACCTAACCACAATTATCTTTCTAGCAAATGGCTTGAATAGACTTTTTTGCTCGCTATCTTCATGTTTCTCATCTTAAAATCACTTCTTTACAGCTCTGCATTACATCCTGCTTTACTGTTTTAGGAATCAGTCGGG from Gossypium hirsutum isolate 1008001.06 chromosome A04, Gossypium_hirsutum_v2.1, whole genome shotgun sequence includes:
- the LOC107943861 gene encoding monosaccharide-sensing protein 2 — its product is MSGAVLVAVAAAIGNLLQGWDNATIAGAVLYIKREFSLESEPTIEGLIVAMSLIGATCITTCSGGISDWLGRRPMLIISSVLYCVSGLVMLWSPNVYILLLARLLDGFGVGLAVTLVPVYISETAPPEIRGLLNTLPQFTGSIGMFFSYCMVFGMSLSELPNWRLMLGVLSIPSLIYFILTIFFLPESPRWLVSKGRMSEAKKVLQRLRGREDVAGEMALLVEGLGVGGETSIEEYIIGPANEDIEDQDISDDKDQIKLYGPEEGLSWVARPVTGQSSLGIVSRHGSMASQSALGLVDPLVTLFGSVHEKVPETGSMRSALFPHFGSMFSVGGNQARNEEWDDDIVPREGEDYPSDGGGDSDDNLHSPLISRQTTSLDKDIVPTNHGSLTSLRHGSLMQSTTGEQVGSMGIGGGWQIAWQLSEKVGPDGKKEGGFKRIYLHQEGVPGSRRGSLVSLPGNEAPVDSEYVQAAALVSEPALYASELMKQHPVGPAMVHPAETAKGPSWKDIFEPGVKHALVVGIGIQILQQFSGINGVLYYTPQILEQAGVGVLLSNLGISSSSASLLISGITTLLMLPSIAVAMRLMDIAGRRSLLLSTLPVLIISLLVLVIGSVVKMGNVVHAAISTVSVVLYFCFFVMGFGPIPNILCAEIFPTRVRGLCIAICALTFWICDIIVTYSLPVLLKSVGLAGVFGMYAVVCVISWVFVFLKVPETKGMPLEVITEFFSVGAKQVAAAKNN